A window of the Desulforapulum autotrophicum HRM2 genome harbors these coding sequences:
- a CDS encoding chemotaxis protein CheX, with the protein MDAAMVNPFIEGTLYILDTTASVKAAPGLCYVKTDTIALGDISAVLSITGDVTGSACLSFTEKSILGIVSAMFGESMTRMDEEIIDAVGEIGNMVSGHVTTKMTEMGKSVGVKLLEVKTGRGQNMSHAGRVLVLPFKTTKGDLFIEVCL; encoded by the coding sequence ATGGACGCTGCAATGGTAAATCCTTTTATTGAGGGAACACTTTATATTCTCGATACCACGGCTTCTGTAAAGGCCGCACCGGGGTTGTGCTACGTCAAGACGGACACCATTGCCCTGGGTGACATTTCAGCAGTTTTGTCCATCACCGGGGATGTAACCGGGTCTGCCTGTCTGAGTTTTACTGAGAAAAGCATTCTCGGGATTGTTTCTGCGATGTTTGGTGAGTCCATGACCCGGATGGATGAAGAGATAATAGATGCCGTGGGTGAGATCGGCAATATGGTCTCTGGACACGTGACCACAAAAATGACTGAGATGGGTAAAAGCGTGGGGGTCAAGCTTCTGGAGGTCAAGACCGGCAGGGGGCAGAATATGTCCCATGCCGGCCGGGTACTGGTGCTTCCCTTTAAAACCACAAAGGGAGATCTGTTTATTGAGGTTTGTTTATAG
- a CDS encoding HU family DNA-binding protein, translating into MNKGDLINKVSEVLNSKKDAQTAVDCILATVTEALAEKESVTLVGFGTFKTAERKARKGRNPQTGNEIDIPARFVPKFIPGKALKDAVK; encoded by the coding sequence ATGAACAAAGGTGATTTGATCAACAAGGTATCTGAAGTCCTCAACAGCAAAAAAGACGCTCAGACTGCAGTGGACTGCATCCTTGCGACAGTAACCGAAGCCCTTGCTGAAAAAGAGTCTGTAACCCTGGTAGGTTTTGGAACCTTTAAAACAGCCGAGCGAAAAGCAAGAAAAGGAAGAAACCCCCAGACAGGGAATGAAATTGATATCCCGGCCAGGTTCGTCCCAAAGTTTATTCCTGGCAAAGCACTCAAAGACGCTGTAAAATAA
- a CDS encoding PilZ domain-containing protein, protein MIFPQEPTMPIDLDIERILSPCLGVEIVFDLNSLTPLVRSSIIYDVDHLKQIFITAQPRILIHPNFVAKTIHLTTLVTVQGSKKRIGIKCRPIQFDNNYRLSNDNRVGAIIFKYDPPITETTIRSAYRLPVGKRHDIRVKLIHGENNYYSTKDFSIRDISLAGISLVIPKFFKNRQKNLLERIKVNVLIPLGIIINKDPGIPDTVIPAIIKIVRIQRNTAGLYLVAGAKFERFGKHTGEEELNMFIHRAQLEDLKRLSGI, encoded by the coding sequence ATGATCTTTCCCCAAGAACCAACCATGCCCATTGATCTTGATATCGAAAGAATACTATCGCCCTGCCTCGGTGTTGAAATTGTTTTCGACCTCAACTCCCTTACGCCCCTTGTCAGGTCGTCGATCATCTACGATGTTGATCATTTAAAACAGATATTCATCACTGCCCAGCCCAGAATTTTGATTCATCCGAATTTCGTTGCAAAGACAATCCACCTGACAACACTGGTGACTGTGCAAGGCAGCAAAAAAAGAATCGGCATCAAATGCAGACCAATCCAGTTTGACAACAACTACCGGTTGTCAAACGACAACCGTGTTGGTGCCATCATTTTTAAATACGATCCACCCATAACAGAGACCACCATTCGTTCGGCATACCGCCTTCCCGTGGGCAAAAGACACGATATCAGGGTAAAACTTATCCATGGGGAAAACAACTATTATTCAACCAAAGACTTTTCAATCAGAGACATTTCCCTGGCGGGAATCTCCCTGGTAATCCCAAAGTTTTTCAAAAACCGGCAAAAAAACCTTCTTGAACGTATTAAAGTCAATGTCCTGATCCCCCTTGGAATCATCATCAACAAGGATCCCGGCATTCCCGACACAGTCATCCCTGCCATCATTAAAATCGTGAGAATACAAAGAAACACCGCAGGACTCTATCTGGTGGCTGGGGCAAAATTTGAACGTTTTGGTAAACATACCGGCGAAGAGGAACTCAACATGTTCATCCACAGGGCCCAACTCGAGGACCTGAAAAGACTCAGCGGCATCTGA
- a CDS encoding exonuclease domain-containing protein, with product MKTFLFYDIETSGLNPAFDQILTFAAIRTDLELREIDRTSIVISLRNDIVPSPGAFITHRLTPEDLKDGLCEYQGVALIHRLLNTPDTISIGYNSLGFDDEFLRFAFYRNLLDPYTHQYANDCARMDLLPIATLYRIFKPDGIHWPVIDDKASMRLELISEKNNLVQSGRAHDAMTDVEATLALARRLSGQKRMWNYCLDFFDKKNDQARLDAVDEVFQSIFGRHRLCIMVSVSFGSDLTYMAPVLSLGHSTPYANQSLWLRLDKELVLPFKPDSGDGPFVLRKRYGEAKIVLPSLDRFWNRLTPSQHQVCEKNIAMLKANQDEFQKLVIHHRSFKYPFVPDLDLDASLYQDGFFSSVEKKEMGVFHRAINNGEMGVCETLVSPRVKGLAQRIVLRNFYEQAAPEVRAGHDRYMVKIRGPLGDDPVKGYRNDLKFTCDMAAQELASVRSAQGLDADQKAILDWLDAHIKSM from the coding sequence ATGAAAACTTTTCTTTTCTATGATATTGAGACAAGCGGACTCAATCCCGCCTTTGATCAGATTCTCACCTTTGCCGCCATTCGAACGGACTTGGAATTAAGGGAGATAGATCGGACGTCCATAGTCATATCCCTTCGAAACGATATCGTTCCTTCCCCGGGTGCATTTATCACCCACCGACTTACCCCTGAAGATTTAAAAGACGGACTATGTGAATACCAGGGCGTAGCCCTTATTCACCGGCTGTTAAATACGCCTGATACCATCAGTATCGGTTACAACTCCCTTGGGTTTGATGACGAATTCCTGCGATTCGCCTTTTATCGAAATCTTCTTGACCCCTACACCCACCAGTATGCCAATGATTGTGCCCGAATGGATCTGCTTCCCATTGCCACCCTTTATCGGATTTTTAAACCCGATGGGATCCATTGGCCTGTAATCGACGATAAGGCTTCCATGCGCCTTGAATTGATCAGCGAAAAAAATAATCTGGTTCAATCCGGCAGGGCCCACGATGCCATGACCGATGTTGAAGCAACCCTTGCCCTTGCCCGACGGCTTTCGGGACAAAAGCGCATGTGGAACTATTGTCTTGATTTTTTTGATAAAAAGAATGACCAGGCAAGACTGGATGCCGTGGATGAGGTGTTCCAGTCTATATTTGGTCGACACAGGCTCTGTATCATGGTCTCGGTATCGTTTGGCAGTGATTTGACGTACATGGCACCGGTGTTGAGCCTTGGGCACTCAACCCCTTACGCCAACCAGAGTCTCTGGCTCAGGCTTGACAAGGAGCTGGTTTTGCCGTTTAAACCTGATTCAGGCGATGGACCCTTTGTTCTTCGAAAACGATATGGCGAGGCAAAAATCGTGCTGCCTTCCCTGGATCGTTTCTGGAATCGGCTTACCCCCTCCCAGCATCAGGTTTGTGAAAAAAATATCGCCATGCTCAAAGCGAACCAGGATGAATTCCAGAAGCTTGTCATTCATCACAGGTCGTTTAAATATCCCTTTGTGCCGGATCTTGACCTTGATGCCTCCCTTTATCAGGACGGTTTTTTTTCCAGTGTTGAAAAAAAGGAGATGGGCGTTTTCCACAGGGCGATCAACAATGGGGAAATGGGCGTTTGCGAAACCCTGGTTTCGCCCCGGGTTAAGGGCCTTGCCCAACGGATTGTGTTGAGAAATTTTTACGAACAGGCTGCCCCCGAGGTTCGTGCCGGCCATGACAGGTATATGGTGAAAATTCGTGGTCCCCTCGGAGATGACCCTGTGAAGGGGTATCGGAACGACTTGAAATTCACCTGTGATATGGCCGCCCAGGAGCTTGCCTCTGTCAGGTCGGCTCAAGGGCTTGATGCGGATCAGAAGGCTATCCTTGACTGGCTTGACGCCCACATAAAATCCATGTGA
- the rpsI gene encoding 30S ribosomal protein S9 — MENNNSYYATGKRKCSVAKTWIKPGTGIITVNNRALEDYFPLGTAREALELPLALTDKADVFDIKVTVLGGGIMGQAKAIRHGITKALVLSDPDLRGILKKAGCLTRDARVKERKKYGQKGARARFQFSKR; from the coding sequence ATGGAAAATAATAACAGCTATTATGCTACCGGTAAGAGAAAGTGTTCTGTGGCAAAAACCTGGATCAAGCCCGGAACAGGGATCATCACTGTCAACAACAGGGCACTGGAGGATTACTTTCCTCTGGGTACGGCCCGGGAAGCACTTGAACTTCCCCTTGCCCTGACGGACAAGGCGGATGTATTTGATATCAAGGTGACCGTTCTTGGCGGTGGCATTATGGGACAGGCCAAGGCGATCCGTCACGGCATTACTAAGGCCCTTGTTCTGTCAGATCCGGACCTTCGGGGTATCCTTAAGAAGGCGGGTTGTCTTACCCGTGACGCCAGGGTTAAAGAGCGTAAAAAATATGGCCAGAAGGGTGCTCGGGCTCGTTTCCAGTTCTCCAAGAGATAA
- the rplM gene encoding 50S ribosomal protein L13 produces MKKYTYSAKRSDNQENWCVVDAKDKVLGRIASEVAARIRGKYNPLYTPHTDTGDWVIVVNADKVRLTGNKWDQKTYYRHSGYTGSLKSITAKELLVKQPEELVRRAVRGMLPKNRLGRKLNNKLYVYAGEEHPHAAQQPKTLEI; encoded by the coding sequence TTGAAAAAATATACATATAGTGCAAAAAGATCCGACAACCAGGAAAACTGGTGTGTGGTTGATGCCAAGGATAAGGTTCTTGGAAGGATTGCTTCGGAAGTCGCCGCAAGAATTCGTGGCAAATATAATCCTCTTTATACCCCCCATACAGATACAGGGGATTGGGTTATTGTTGTTAATGCAGACAAGGTACGGCTTACCGGCAATAAGTGGGATCAGAAGACCTATTATCGCCATTCCGGTTACACCGGAAGCCTAAAGTCTATTACAGCAAAAGAACTTCTGGTAAAGCAGCCTGAAGAGCTTGTCAGAAGGGCTGTCAGGGGAATGCTTCCCAAGAACAGGCTTGGCAGGAAGCTTAACAATAAATTATACGTCTATGCTGGTGAAGAGCATCCCCATGCAGCTCAACAGCCCAAGACACTTGAAATTTAG
- a CDS encoding bactofilin family protein: MGKKKGLNLSIIDSELKIDGSIVSRGKLIIKGSLRGAIEGETVVIAEEGEVHSDARVVSMTIGGSFEGEIHASKELIILSTGSCSGKVVCKDLIVENGGILNADVCCKTAKKMTIDSKKKDETNPMPGDGRKIEL, encoded by the coding sequence GTGGGGAAAAAAAAAGGATTGAACCTGTCGATTATCGACAGTGAACTGAAGATTGACGGTTCCATTGTGAGTCGTGGAAAGCTGATCATCAAGGGCAGTCTCAGGGGGGCCATTGAAGGGGAAACGGTTGTTATTGCCGAGGAGGGGGAGGTCCACTCAGATGCCAGGGTGGTCAGCATGACCATTGGCGGCAGTTTTGAGGGGGAAATCCATGCGTCCAAGGAGCTGATCATTCTTTCAACGGGCAGCTGTTCCGGAAAGGTTGTGTGCAAAGACCTCATCGTTGAAAACGGCGGAATTTTAAATGCCGATGTGTGTTGTAAAACGGCAAAAAAAATGACCATTGACAGCAAAAAAAAAGATGAAACAAACCCTATGCCCGGGGACGGCAGGAAAATTGAACTTTGA
- a CDS encoding L,D-transpeptidase family protein — protein MIRAFQKKIGLHRFLAGVMLFGLMFGVQIVFAGANEPGESDTRPEGLILVPMGMNAVVVEKSSQQLFLFSSDSQGVYERMRVPCSTGASPGRKLKSGDQKTPEGVYFLTDAYEDRYLSAVYGKKAFPTDYPNFIDRRKGRDGSAIWLHGTNKPLKPMDSNGCVAMNNQDILRLAPYLVPGVTPVVLTDTLLYAESASLNREKQALLSLVSQWKQAIESGTDQDYLLLYNPDYLPEIPWWKTWSAIRQHAAQRDLSFNISIDSPGIYRERALFVIFFNMKLVLGNQHQTLGKRKLFVEKEGDDYRITGDLFQTFPKGEMGDIGILAEAAEILYLGDASEPLLQEGLNR, from the coding sequence GTGATCCGTGCATTTCAGAAAAAAATAGGCCTCCACCGTTTCCTCGCAGGCGTGATGTTATTCGGGCTGATGTTCGGTGTACAAATTGTTTTTGCAGGGGCCAACGAACCTGGAGAATCAGATACGAGACCCGAGGGCCTGATCCTTGTGCCCATGGGAATGAATGCCGTGGTCGTTGAAAAAAGTTCACAGCAGCTGTTTTTGTTTTCGTCGGATAGTCAGGGGGTGTACGAACGGATGCGGGTTCCCTGTTCCACCGGGGCATCTCCTGGGAGAAAATTAAAGTCCGGGGATCAGAAGACACCCGAAGGGGTTTATTTTCTAACGGATGCGTATGAGGATCGCTACCTGTCTGCGGTTTACGGAAAAAAAGCGTTTCCCACGGATTATCCCAATTTTATTGACCGCAGAAAGGGGCGGGATGGAAGCGCCATTTGGCTCCATGGAACCAATAAACCGTTGAAACCCATGGATTCAAACGGGTGTGTTGCCATGAACAACCAGGATATCCTGAGGCTTGCCCCCTATCTTGTTCCCGGTGTGACACCGGTGGTGCTGACGGACACTCTCTTGTATGCAGAGTCTGCATCCCTCAATCGGGAAAAACAGGCGTTGCTCTCACTTGTGTCCCAATGGAAACAGGCCATTGAGTCGGGCACCGACCAGGACTATCTCCTGCTCTATAATCCAGACTATCTTCCAGAGATCCCGTGGTGGAAAACCTGGTCGGCCATAAGGCAGCATGCGGCTCAACGGGATCTTAGTTTCAACATCTCCATTGATTCACCCGGCATCTACAGGGAAAGGGCCCTCTTTGTCATTTTTTTTAATATGAAACTAGTCCTTGGCAACCAGCATCAAACCCTGGGGAAGCGAAAGTTGTTTGTTGAAAAAGAGGGGGATGATTACAGGATCACAGGCGATCTGTTCCAGACTTTTCCCAAGGGAGAGATGGGGGATATAGGGATTCTGGCTGAGGCAGCTGAGATTCTTTACCTTGGCGACGCTTCTGAACCTTTGCTTCAGGAGGGGTTGAATAGATGA
- the ruvB gene encoding Holliday junction branch migration DNA helicase RuvB, translating into MSDGILSFSSKNDKRGETSGKELITPSSQPVDDSSEVVSLRPDRFESYVGQTDTVETLKIAIQAAKMRGDCLDHVLLHGPPGLGKTTISHIIANEMGGTLTVTSGPALEKGGDLIGMLTNLARGDILFIDEIHRLPKTVEEFLYPAMEDFAVDFVFDKGLHARSHRYRLKQFVLVGATTRVGLISSPLRDRFGIFRSLDFYTDEELVTIIRRSAGLLNVVLDDGAALELARRSRGTPRIANRLLKRVRDFSMVRSSGEVTQKSVAAALSLEGIDSKGLTVLDRNYLRTIIEFYRGGPVGIEAVAATLQEETDTLVDVVEPYLLKIGMVMRTSAGRRASVGAYEHLGIKHQMELF; encoded by the coding sequence ATGAGTGACGGCATTCTTTCGTTTTCCTCAAAGAACGACAAAAGGGGTGAAACCTCAGGCAAGGAACTGATCACCCCCTCGAGCCAGCCCGTTGACGACTCGTCCGAGGTGGTCTCCCTTCGCCCGGATCGATTTGAGTCCTACGTGGGTCAGACCGACACAGTGGAAACCCTCAAAATTGCCATACAGGCGGCTAAGATGAGGGGTGACTGCCTGGACCATGTGTTGCTCCACGGTCCACCAGGGCTTGGAAAAACGACTATCTCACATATCATTGCCAATGAAATGGGCGGAACACTCACCGTCACTTCGGGACCGGCCCTTGAGAAGGGGGGGGATCTCATCGGCATGCTCACCAACCTCGCCCGGGGGGATATCCTGTTTATCGATGAGATCCACAGACTTCCCAAGACGGTTGAAGAGTTCCTCTATCCCGCAATGGAGGATTTTGCCGTGGATTTTGTCTTTGACAAGGGGCTCCATGCAAGGAGTCACAGATACCGGTTAAAGCAGTTTGTTCTTGTGGGTGCCACCACCCGGGTCGGTCTTATTTCCTCTCCTTTACGGGACCGGTTCGGCATTTTTCGAAGTCTTGATTTTTACACAGATGAAGAGCTTGTGACCATCATACGCCGTTCGGCCGGGCTCTTAAATGTAGTTTTAGATGATGGTGCTGCCCTTGAACTTGCCCGCCGTTCCAGGGGAACCCCACGGATCGCCAACCGACTGTTAAAACGGGTCAGGGATTTTTCCATGGTGCGCTCCAGTGGCGAAGTAACACAAAAGAGCGTTGCTGCCGCCTTGAGTCTTGAGGGCATTGATTCTAAGGGGCTGACCGTGCTTGACCGGAACTACCTCAGGACCATCATCGAGTTTTACAGGGGCGGTCCAGTGGGTATTGAAGCCGTTGCCGCAACCCTCCAGGAGGAAACCGACACCCTGGTTGATGTGGTTGAGCCCTATCTTTTAAAGATCGGCATGGTGATGCGAACCTCTGCCGGCCGCAGGGCTTCAGTCGGGGCCTATGAACACCTTGGTATCAAGCATCAGATGGAGTTGTTTTAA
- the ruvA gene encoding Holliday junction branch migration protein RuvA, which translates to MIGFLQGKVLNLEADNVLLLVNQVGYEILLPATVVASVQNKLSDEFLNLYIYYHQTDRQPKPVLIGFDSAEEKDFFQLFITVDAIGPLKAAKAMEHSVSTIARAIENKDVAFLATLKGIGRRTAQKIVAALHGKAGRFLLAADEAGAGDGVSKTGTPSLPIQKAIDQVVDVLVQQLGHTPSAAKMMVAQALDRDPEIMTPEALFDEVYKGDVDA; encoded by the coding sequence ATGATCGGTTTTCTCCAGGGAAAGGTGCTGAACCTTGAGGCGGATAATGTTCTTTTACTTGTAAACCAGGTGGGGTATGAGATCCTTTTGCCTGCCACCGTGGTTGCATCGGTTCAAAACAAACTTTCAGATGAATTCTTGAACCTTTACATCTATTACCACCAGACTGATCGACAGCCAAAGCCGGTTCTCATTGGTTTTGACTCAGCTGAGGAAAAGGATTTTTTTCAGCTGTTCATAACCGTGGACGCCATCGGACCCCTCAAGGCTGCCAAGGCCATGGAACACTCTGTGTCAACCATTGCCAGAGCCATTGAAAATAAGGATGTCGCCTTTTTGGCCACCCTCAAGGGGATCGGTCGAAGGACGGCCCAGAAGATTGTTGCGGCCCTCCATGGAAAGGCCGGCCGTTTTTTGCTCGCGGCAGACGAAGCAGGCGCAGGCGACGGTGTTTCAAAAACCGGGACGCCTTCCCTGCCCATTCAAAAGGCGATTGACCAGGTCGTGGATGTCCTTGTGCAACAACTGGGGCACACCCCGAGTGCTGCCAAAATGATGGTGGCCCAGGCCCTTGACCGGGATCCGGAAATAATGACGCCTGAAGCTCTGTTTGACGAGGTATACAAGGGGGATGTGGACGCATGA
- a CDS encoding crossover junction endodeoxyribonuclease RuvC — protein sequence MSLMVKVIGLDPGLAGTGIGVIEGRGTDIADYSFGSISTHKDDPTHSRLNTIFTRVCDFLCQEKPDLVVIEDVFSLEKYPGSGIMLGKVSGVLLVAAFKAGARVEELSVREAKRVVTGSGSADKNQVEKSVRNILNHPHPIRPFHAADALALALAGFYRRQKQL from the coding sequence ATGTCTTTGATGGTCAAGGTAATCGGTCTTGACCCTGGTCTTGCAGGAACAGGGATTGGTGTGATTGAAGGAAGGGGTACTGACATAGCCGACTACTCGTTTGGCAGCATTTCAACCCACAAAGATGACCCCACCCATTCCCGGCTCAACACTATCTTTACCCGGGTGTGTGACTTTCTCTGTCAGGAAAAGCCTGATCTTGTTGTGATTGAGGATGTCTTCTCCCTTGAAAAATATCCAGGATCGGGTATTATGCTCGGGAAAGTGTCCGGTGTTCTGCTTGTTGCCGCATTCAAGGCAGGCGCCAGGGTTGAAGAGCTGTCCGTCAGGGAGGCCAAGCGGGTGGTCACCGGGTCGGGCAGTGCCGATAAAAACCAGGTGGAGAAATCCGTGAGAAATATACTGAACCATCCCCATCCCATCCGACCCTTCCATGCGGCAGACGCCCTTGCCCTTGCCCTTGCCGGGTTTTACAGAAGGCAGAAGCAGTTATGA
- the ybgF gene encoding tol-pal system protein YbgF — protein sequence MTNKFFFILCLPVLFLVSGCVSTQELSMLENRVAVLESQDSDRFTREDKTIKEMTLVVNRLESGLEESQRTSREGYAELKSLVEEIKAENQQLTGRMEESEHRFKNVGNQASAGSKTDFVRLDAAVSKNFQRIVALEEYLGFEPSDVKVDAPPVDGEKTVEDTSEKGLYSAAKLLLDKGEFEQARKAFEAFLKPYPESDNADNARFWIAESYYREKWYEKAILEYQKVIENYPKGNKVSAALFKQGYAFANLGEKANARLILKELIKKFPQSNEAGIAAEKLKSLQ from the coding sequence ATGACAAATAAATTTTTTTTCATCCTTTGCCTGCCGGTCCTTTTCCTGGTGTCAGGCTGTGTTTCGACCCAGGAGTTGTCCATGCTGGAAAACAGGGTCGCAGTTCTTGAGTCCCAGGATTCAGACAGGTTTACCAGGGAGGATAAAACCATCAAGGAGATGACCCTTGTTGTCAACCGGCTTGAATCCGGCCTTGAAGAGAGTCAACGCACCAGTCGTGAAGGATATGCAGAGCTCAAAAGCCTTGTCGAAGAAATCAAGGCGGAGAATCAACAGCTTACCGGGCGTATGGAAGAGTCTGAGCATCGGTTTAAAAATGTGGGCAATCAGGCTTCTGCCGGGAGTAAAACCGATTTTGTTAGGCTCGATGCAGCCGTTTCCAAAAATTTTCAACGCATTGTCGCCCTGGAGGAATATTTGGGGTTTGAGCCTTCGGACGTAAAGGTAGATGCCCCCCCTGTAGACGGGGAGAAAACGGTCGAGGATACCAGTGAAAAAGGGCTCTATTCAGCGGCGAAACTATTGCTGGACAAGGGGGAGTTCGAGCAGGCCCGCAAGGCGTTTGAAGCCTTTCTTAAGCCCTATCCTGAATCTGACAATGCAGACAATGCAAGATTCTGGATTGCCGAAAGTTATTACCGGGAAAAATGGTATGAAAAGGCAATCCTTGAGTACCAGAAGGTGATTGAGAATTATCCCAAGGGGAACAAGGTTTCTGCTGCCCTGTTTAAACAGGGGTACGCCTTTGCAAACCTTGGGGAAAAGGCCAATGCCCGGCTGATCTTAAAGGAACTCATCAAAAAGTTTCCCCAAAGCAACGAGGCCGGGATCGCGGCCGAAAAGCTTAAGTCCCTTCAATAA
- the pal gene encoding peptidoglycan-associated lipoprotein Pal, whose translation MMKKQVFRSLVLALMVAGLVCTVSCAKKPVVSEPMGAALEGTVDPDAAAKAAALAKQRAMEEAMLREKALKESALKDAELAKQAAARSRFTNQNIHFAYDSADLTPMSRTLLKEKALWLGENPGVMVVVEGHCDDRGTMEYNLALGDRRAFSAKKFLTDLGIAESRLSTISYGEERPIDPANNETAWAKNRRAQFVIK comes from the coding sequence ATGATGAAAAAGCAAGTGTTTAGGAGTCTGGTGCTCGCCCTTATGGTGGCGGGTCTTGTGTGCACTGTTTCATGTGCAAAAAAACCGGTGGTTTCCGAACCCATGGGTGCGGCCCTTGAAGGCACTGTAGATCCTGATGCTGCTGCCAAGGCTGCTGCCCTTGCAAAACAGCGGGCAATGGAAGAGGCTATGCTCAGGGAAAAGGCCTTGAAAGAGTCGGCCCTGAAGGATGCTGAGCTTGCCAAACAAGCCGCTGCAAGATCAAGATTTACAAATCAGAATATTCATTTTGCCTATGACAGTGCCGATTTGACCCCCATGTCCCGGACGCTTCTCAAGGAAAAGGCCCTATGGCTTGGAGAAAATCCCGGAGTTATGGTGGTGGTCGAAGGACATTGTGATGATCGTGGCACCATGGAGTACAACCTTGCACTTGGTGACAGGCGTGCTTTTTCCGCCAAGAAGTTCCTGACGGATCTGGGAATCGCTGAATCAAGATTGTCAACCATCAGCTATGGAGAGGAACGTCCCATTGATCCAGCCAACAATGAAACGGCATGGGCCAAGAACAGGCGTGCCCAGTTTGTCATCAAATAG
- the tolB gene encoding Tol-Pal system beta propeller repeat protein TolB codes for MDKKRQLSRVISPIFYVVLAFLVFGQAAGSWAQQVYLNISDPFLRKIPVAVPLFKPLTGGAVEDRLAGEAREILVSDLEFTGYMTILDPLSYIENPATKGITRTDLNFKNWTVIGSELVVTCGIVESGGDLELKMRLFDPFTERLVVGKVYTGKVNDLRRMIHRFCSEISFHLTGKWGVFSSRLAFVSTKGKNKEIFVAEFDGHNSRQVTRLNSISISPAWSSDGQWLAYTSYAGGNPDIYIKNLIQNRGAVVNFKGMNITPAWIPGQFSLAAALSFENDQEIYLLTGKGRIIKKLTNSWGIDVSPCFSPDGKKMAFVSKRAGTPQVYIQDMESDTVRRLTFTGRYNTSPAWSPDGDKIAYVGIANGEINIYVVGIDGSGVVQLTSSTGDNEDPCWSPDAGLIAFTSTREGVARIYVMTATGGEQRRLFLMDGAQTNPEWSRGNENN; via the coding sequence ATGGATAAAAAAAGACAACTGTCAAGGGTGATTTCTCCTATCTTTTATGTTGTGCTTGCCTTTCTTGTGTTTGGGCAGGCCGCCGGAAGTTGGGCTCAGCAGGTTTATCTCAACATCAGTGATCCCTTTCTCAGGAAGATTCCCGTTGCCGTACCTTTGTTCAAACCCCTTACGGGTGGGGCTGTTGAGGATCGCCTTGCCGGTGAGGCAAGGGAAATTCTTGTCAGTGACCTTGAGTTTACCGGCTATATGACTATTCTTGACCCATTGTCCTATATTGAAAATCCAGCGACAAAGGGAATTACCCGAACGGATCTCAACTTTAAAAACTGGACCGTCATCGGGTCTGAGCTTGTTGTGACCTGTGGTATTGTCGAGTCGGGCGGTGACCTTGAGCTTAAGATGAGGCTCTTTGATCCTTTTACCGAACGTCTTGTCGTGGGAAAGGTTTACACGGGTAAGGTCAATGACCTGAGGCGGATGATCCATCGTTTTTGCAGTGAAATTTCCTTTCATCTCACCGGTAAATGGGGCGTATTCTCCAGTCGCCTGGCCTTTGTTTCCACCAAGGGAAAAAACAAGGAGATTTTTGTCGCAGAGTTTGATGGGCACAATTCGCGACAGGTTACCCGTTTGAACAGCATTTCCATTTCACCTGCCTGGTCTTCCGACGGCCAGTGGCTCGCCTATACCTCCTATGCCGGTGGGAACCCAGATATTTACATAAAGAATCTGATCCAGAACAGAGGGGCCGTGGTTAATTTTAAAGGGATGAACATTACACCGGCCTGGATACCCGGTCAATTTTCCCTGGCTGCAGCCCTGAGTTTTGAAAATGATCAGGAAATTTATCTGTTGACCGGAAAGGGGAGAATTATTAAAAAATTAACAAACAGCTGGGGGATTGATGTCTCCCCTTGTTTTTCACCTGATGGGAAGAAAATGGCCTTTGTCTCCAAAAGGGCTGGAACTCCCCAGGTTTACATTCAGGATATGGAGAGTGATACGGTTCGACGCCTGACCTTTACAGGGCGCTACAACACGTCTCCTGCCTGGTCTCCAGATGGTGATAAAATAGCATACGTGGGTATCGCCAATGGAGAAATTAATATATATGTTGTTGGGATTGACGGATCTGGTGTGGTGCAACTTACCAGCAGTACCGGGGATAATGAAGATCCCTGTTGGTCTCCGGATGCAGGTCTGATCGCGTTTACCTCAACCCGTGAGGGTGTTGCACGGATTTATGTGATGACAGCAACCGGTGGCGAACAGCGGCGCCTTTTTTTGATGGATGGTGCCCAGACCAATCCCGAATGGTCCCGTGGAAATGAGAACAATTGA